One part of the Lotus japonicus ecotype B-129 chromosome 2, LjGifu_v1.2 genome encodes these proteins:
- the LOC130736477 gene encoding uncharacterized protein LOC130736477 codes for MSFSSNRIFTYVPLKAVKGQVVADFLVEHTLPKEVVAYVGIQPWKLFFDGSSHKKGSGIGMLIISPRGIPTKFMFRIRENCSNNETEYEALISGLEILLALGAKNVVLKGDSELIIKQLTKEYKCVSENLAKYYVKAISLLAKFDQAGVSHIPSINNQEANELAQIASGYMVDKDRLEELIKVKEKLNPSDHDILAIDNMGPNDWRKPIVEYLQNPIGRTDRKVKYMALSYVIIGNELFKKNADGTLLKSLSKDDAFVAISTVHDGLCGAHQAGIKMKWLLFRQGMYWPTIMKDCIEYAKGCQDCQKHVGIQHVPANELHLIIKPWSFRGWALDLIGEINPSSSRQRKYIIVAIDYFTKWVEAIPLQNVTQDTMIDFIQNHIVYRFGLPKSLTTDQGTIFVGRKVASFAES; via the coding sequence atgagCTTTAGctctaaccgaatattcacttaTGTACCTTTGAAAGCAGTCAAAGGACAAGTGGTAGCGGACTTCTTGGTAGAACACACTCTACCTAAAGAAGTCGTAGCTTACGTAGGAATTCAACCTTGGAAGTTGTTTTTCGATGGCTCAAGCCATAAGAAAGGATCAGGGATTGGGATGCTTATAATATCCCCGCGAGGTATCCCCACTAAGTTCATGTTTAGGATTCGAGAGAATTGCTCTAATAACGAAACCGAATATGAGGCTTTGATCTCTGGCCTCGAGATCTTGTTGGCTTTAGGGGCCAAGAACGTCGTCTTAAAAGGTGACTCTGAATTGATAATAAAACAACTTACCAAAGAATATAAGTGTGTTAGCGAGAATTTGGCAAAATATTACGTGAAAGCTATAagtttgttggccaaattcgaccAAGCAGGGGTCAGCCACATACCTAGCATAAACAACCAagaggccaatgaattggcacaaatcgcttCAGGGTATATGGTGGACAAAGATAGGTTGGAAGAATTAATCAAGGTTAAAGAGAAGTTGAACCCATCGGATCACGACATCCTGGCCATCGATAATATGGGGCCTAATGACTGGAGGAAGCCAATCGTCGAATATTTGCAAAACCCTATAGGAAGAACTGACAGGAAAGTCAAATACATGGCTTTAAGCTATGTCATTATAGGCAATGAGTTATTCAAGAAGAATGCAGACGGTACTTTGTTGAAATCCCTAAGCAAAGATGACGCATTCGTGGCAATTTCAACTGTGCATGATGGTCTATGCGGCGCTCATCAAGCAGGAATCAAAATGAAGTGGTTattatttcgacaagggatgtattggcccaCTATCATGAAAGACTGCATCGAATACGCAAAAGGATGCCAAGATTGTCAAAAGCACGTAGGAATCCAGCATGTGCCAGCCAACGAGTTGCATTTGATAATCAAGCCATGGTCGTTTAGAGGGTGGGCTTTGGATTTAATTGGTGAGATCAACCCATCTTCTTCGAGGCAGCGCAAGTACATAATAGTGGCCATAGACTATTTCACTAAGTGGGTAGAAGCCATCCCGTTACAAAACGTCACCCAGGACACAATGATCGATTTTATACAGAATCACATTGTGTACCGTTTTGGCTTGCCTAAGTCACTGACCACTGATCAAGGTACAATATTCGTAGGACGAAAAGTGGCATCTTTCGCAGAATCTTGA